A genomic window from Pelotomaculum isophthalicicum JI includes:
- the tnpA gene encoding IS200/IS605 family transposase — protein MEQYSCFRNNEVEILAGHVSKDHVHLLVSVPPHLSVSKLVQYIKWYSSRKLLMEHKELNKQFWGQYL, from the coding sequence ATGGAGCAATATAGCTGTTTCCGGAACAACGAAGTTGAGATATTGGCAGGGCACGTATCAAAAGATCATGTACACTTATTGGTATCAGTACCGCCGCATCTGTCAGTGAGCAAGCTTGTGCAATATATAAAGTGGTATAGTTCAAGGAAATTGCTGATGGAACACAAGGAACTAAACAAACAGTTCTGGGGACAATACTTATAG
- a CDS encoding aspartyl-phosphate phosphatase Spo0E family protein produces the protein MSRMELLTEIERLRAEMHGLYVAGVGYDKVLEINQRLDRLIVKLIRISLVRAL, from the coding sequence ATGTCCCGCATGGAACTGCTTACAGAGATAGAGCGGCTGCGGGCTGAAATGCATGGGCTGTATGTCGCGGGGGTTGGCTATGATAAGGTGTTAGAGATTAACCAGAGGTTAGATAGGTTGATAGTGAAGTTAATAAGAATATCGCTGGTTAGGGCGCTATAA
- a CDS encoding divergent polysaccharide deacetylase family protein: protein MVDDPKIAIVIDDFGGADTTGVKEMFSINCPMTFAVMPNLPHSEEHASEAVAAGYQVIYICRSHVYQGATGWRYSLVMGITLQ, encoded by the coding sequence TTGGTTGACGATCCAAAAATCGCTATTGTTATTGATGATTTTGGCGGGGCTGATACCACAGGCGTTAAGGAAATGTTCAGCATCAACTGCCCCATGACTTTTGCGGTAATGCCCAATTTACCTCACTCAGAGGAACATGCATCTGAAGCGGTTGCAGCAGGTTATCAAGTAATCTACATCTGCAGGTCACATGTTTACCAAGGTGCAACGGGTTGGCGGTATAGCTTGGTCATGGGGATCACTTTGCAGTGA